A region of Streptomyces deccanensis DNA encodes the following proteins:
- a CDS encoding ferredoxin yields the protein MSVQQEATAAGEALEVWIDQDLCTGDGICVQYAPEVFELDIDGLAYVKSPGDELLQAPGATTPVPLPLLTDVVDSAKECPGECIHVRRVSDRVEVFGPDAE from the coding sequence ATGAGCGTGCAGCAGGAGGCCACGGCCGCGGGCGAGGCGCTCGAGGTCTGGATCGACCAGGACCTGTGCACCGGTGACGGTATCTGCGTGCAGTACGCGCCCGAGGTGTTCGAGCTGGACATCGACGGACTGGCCTATGTGAAGAGTCCGGGCGACGAGTTGCTGCAGGCGCCGGGGGCGACAACGCCCGTTCCGCTGCCGCTTCTCACGGATGTGGTGGACTCCGCGAAGGAGTGTCCGGGCGAGTGCATCCATGTACGTCGCGTTTCGGACAGGGTCGAGGTCTTCGGGCCTGACGCGGAGTGA